The Pseudomonas sp. IAC-BECa141 genome contains the following window.
AGCAGGCCATGACTTTCCAGCGCGGCGAGATCCTTGCGAATCGTAACTTCCGAAGTTTCGAAGCGCTTCGCGAGTTCGTCGACACTCACTTCGCCCTGTTCATTGAGCAAGGCAAGAATGTTGTGACGGCGCTGAGGTGTATTGCGTTTCGACATGGCTGATTAAGTTTCGATTCGAAAGATAACGGAAGCAATCAAAACCTATCAGTTGCAAGTCGTCAAGCCGACGCCCATAAAAAAAGACCGCCGGCGGCGGTCTTTTGAGATTTCAAGCGTTGTGGATAACTCAGTTCTTTTTGATTTTCTCAGGCCGCTTCCAGCCATCGATATTTCTCTGCCGCGCCCGGCCAACCGCCAATTGCGCGTTATCCACATTCTGGGTGATGGTCGAACCGGCCGCAGTGGTTGCACCGGCGGAGATATCCACAGGCGCCACCAGCGAGTTGTTGGAACCGATGAACACATCCTCACCCAACACGGTTTTCCACTTGTTGGCGCCGTCGTAGTTGCAGGTGATGGTGCCGGCGCCGATGTTGGTGCGCGCACCAATCTCGGCGTCGCCCAGATAAGTCAGGTGCCCGGCCTTGGCGCCTTCACCCATGCGGGCGTTTTTCAGCTCGACGAAGTTACCCACATGGGCGCGGGCCTCCAGCACGGTGCCCGGTCGCAGACGGGCAAACGGGCCGGCATCGCTGCCTTCGCCCAACACCGCGCCTTCGATATGGCTGTTGGCCTTGACCACCACGCCCTTACGCAGAGTGCTGTCCTTGATCACGCAGTTCGGGCCGATGACCACGTCATCCTCGATGACGACCTTGCCTTCGAGAATCACGTTGATGTCGATCAGCACGTCGCGACCCACGGTCACTTCGCCACGCACATCAAACCGGGCCGGATCACGCAGAGTGACACCCTGGGCCATCAGACGGCGACCGGCGCGCAACTGATAGTGACGCTCCAGTTCGGAGAGTTGTTTGCGATCATTGGCGCCCTGCACTTCCATCGGGTCGTGCGGTTGTTCAGTGGCGACGGTCAGGCCATCGCTGACTGCCATCTCGATCACATCGGTCAGGTAGTACTCGCCCTGAGCGTTGTTGTTCGACAGGCGACTCATCCAGTCCGCCAGACGATTTGCCGGCACAGCGAGAATGCCGGTATTGCCTTCGGTAATCGCCCGCTGTGCTTCGCTGGCGTCCTTGTGCTCAACGATCGCGGTAACCTTGCCGTCGGCGTCGCGCACGATGCGGCCATAACCGGTCGGGTCAGCCAGTTCGACGGTGAGCAAACCCATCTGCCCGGGCACAACGTGCTTGAGCAGGCGCTGCAGGGTTTCGACTTCGATCAACGGCACATCACCGTAGAGAATC
Protein-coding sequences here:
- the glmU gene encoding bifunctional UDP-N-acetylglucosamine diphosphorylase/glucosamine-1-phosphate N-acetyltransferase GlmU, with the protein product MSLEIVILAAGQGTRMRSALPKVLHPIAGDSMLGHVIHSARQLDPQRIHVVIGHGADVVRERLAADDLNFVLQDKQLGTGHATAQAVPFITADTVLILYGDVPLIEVETLQRLLKHVVPGQMGLLTVELADPTGYGRIVRDADGKVTAIVEHKDASEAQRAITEGNTGILAVPANRLADWMSRLSNNNAQGEYYLTDVIEMAVSDGLTVATEQPHDPMEVQGANDRKQLSELERHYQLRAGRRLMAQGVTLRDPARFDVRGEVTVGRDVLIDINVILEGKVVIEDDVVIGPNCVIKDSTLRKGVVVKANSHIEGAVLGEGSDAGPFARLRPGTVLEARAHVGNFVELKNARMGEGAKAGHLTYLGDAEIGARTNIGAGTITCNYDGANKWKTVLGEDVFIGSNNSLVAPVDISAGATTAAGSTITQNVDNAQLAVGRARQRNIDGWKRPEKIKKN